Below is a genomic region from Caulobacter rhizosphaerae.
TGCGACGGCGCGAGCCTGGTCTCGCGGCACTAGCACCGGCACCAGGTCGAGCGCGTCGCAGATCTCCGCCAGTAACGTCAGGCGGTCTTTTCCCAGCCGGCCCCGCGTCAGGTCGGTTTCCAGTTCGGAAACCCGGCCCTGCTCGCGCCCCAAGCGCTTGGCCAGTTGTTCCTGGGTGAGGCCCTTGGCGTGACGCGCAGTCTTCACCGCCTTGCCCAGTGTCTGGAAGATGTCCGTGCGCATCCGATATTCCGGATAATGTGGAAAGAAAATCCGAAATTACGGATACATCAACAGGAGCCAGGTGTCTATGGAATCCGGAATTCCGGATTTATAGGATCCGATATCCGTAATTCCGGATAGAGGCCCGCCAAGGCGCTACGGCCGGCGTTCTTGACGATCACGCGGGACTTGCGCTGGAACTGGAGCGCGGCGGATCCCCTCGGTTTGGAGTGCGCGTTCAAGATTCGCCACCAGGCTATGCGGCGTTCGTCTGAGATCGCACCTGACGCCGCTCGCCCGCCGCGGCCGGATCATCGCAGTGCGCTTCAACTTTACCATAAATTGTCATATCTGGATTGGAGCGCGGCATACTCCGTCATATCTGAGGTGTTAGGTGAGCTCGCCCAAGACCAGATCGGCGCTGGAGCGTCTCGGACTGGATATCCGGGGCGCACGGCTGCGGCGGGGCATGGCGGTCAGCGACCTGACGGCGCGCGCGGGCGCCTCGCCAAGCACCCTTGCGCGCCTGGAGCGGGGCGACGCGGGCGTCGCCGTGGGGGCTTGTCGACGTGCTTCTGGTCCTGGGGCTGGCCGACAAGCTCGGCGATCTCTTCGACGTCCGCAACGACAACCTGGGCCTGGCGCTCACCGAGCAGCGCCTGCCTCGCCGCACGCGAACCTTCGCCACCATCGCCCGCCGCCAGAAGGCCGCGGCGCGCAAGTCGGCCGCGCAGTCCGGTTCGCCCGAACCGGGCCAGGAGAAATCGCAAGCCGCCAGCGTCGTTGATCCTGACGGCGTCGCCTTCTGATGGCGACCTTCGCGCTTGGATCGCCCGCAGGGAGTAGTTTGTGCTCCGCCCCCGGCGGCGTCCCTTACCAGTACGTCGCGTTGAAACAGATCATCGATGTCCTGCCCGGCGGTGTCCTGAGAGCCCTTGGCGATCAGCGCTCACTTTGACGACGTCAGCTTGCATTCAAACCCGGTCAACAGGCGCTGCAGCATCATGCGTTGGCGCTCATTGAACGCCTCGCCGGCATGACTTTCCCGGAAACGCGCGGCGGCTAGCACGTCGCCAAGGTGGCTTCGGCGCCGTCGAAGGCGCGGTTCAGACAGCCCAAGAACCAAGCGATCCATCGGGCAATATCGGTAAGCCGACGTGATGCTTGCATGTAACTGCCGCACACCTACGGAAACGACACGCGCCAGGTGCGGCCACCCAGACCCTCATAGGGCGCGCAGGCCTGGAGGGCGCGGGCGGCGGCGCGTTCGGCCAGCAGCAACTGCGGATCGGCGGGCGCCGAGATCTTGCGAACGGCCTTGGGGGATACGGTCAGGCGGCCGTCGTCGCCGATCTCGACCATCAGCGTCGCCTTGCGGGGGGAGGCCGAACGCCAGCACGGCGCGACCTTCTTCCAGAGGTCGCCGGCCGGCGGCGAGGCGGGCCTGGGGCCGACGTCTGGCAGGGAGGCGGCCGCGTAAAGGTCGATCCCTTCGGCGCCCTCGCCCTGGCCCAGACCCTGGCTGGCCTGGCTCGAGCCGGAAGTCCCCGTCTGGCCCGCGGCGCCCTTCGCGCCGGACAAGTTGCTTGGGGCAGGGTGGCCGCCTTGCCCGAGCGGCGGCGAAAGGGGAGGCGACGCCGACGGGGACTCGGCGGCGTCCGGCGAGAGCAGGTGATCGAGGCGCTCGCCCGCCAAGTCGAGGCTGGACGTCCGCGGAGCGGCCTTGGGCGTGGCGGATGCGGCGGCTGGCGCGGCCGTCGACGCGGTCGAGGCCTCGCCGGGCGCGTCGCTGACCAGGGTGACGCCGACCACTCCGGACGTGACGGCCACGGTTTGGGTTCGTCCGCCCAGCAGCATTACGGCCAGGATGATCATGGCGTGGCCGCCCAAGGCTGCGAGCGCGGCGGTGGCGCTGACACCGTCTTCGTCAGGTGTGCGAGAACGGAATCCTGACATGGTGCGGCGAGGGGCGTCTTGCTCGACTTTGCGATCGTGCCGGCGACGGTAGCGATCCACGGGCCTAGGGTCCACTCCTCGTGCAACCGAGAAGACATCATCTGTTCACCCACCTGCATCGCGTGATATCAAGGACGTGGAAGCCTTGCTTCCGGGGTAGACGCGCCGAGGCGCGGAGTGGGGCGGGTATGCGTCAGGGACCAGGTCCATTCAGGGACCAGGACGGCTTTGCGGCCGTCGATGCGCTGGTCGCCGTGACCATCCTGTCGTCGAGCCTGGCCCTGTCCCTGATGGCCGCACAGGTCGGGGCGCGCGCCAGCCACGCGGCCGGTCAGGCCCGTGATGCCGAAATGCTGCTGCGCGAACGCCTGGAAAACACAGCGGGCCAGACCGGTGTTTGGTCCGGCCGCGAAAGAGGTCTTGACTGGCGGGTGGAGGCCCACGTGTCGGGCGCTGGACCGGCTCGCCTTGCGGCGCCCTGTACGCGCGTCGCTTCGGCCAAGGCCGTCGGCGGCCGGACCTACCGCATCGCCACGGCCGATATCTGCGCCCCCGGGGCCGCCGGATGACCGACGACGGCTACACCCTGGCCGAGATGTTGGCGGCGCTGGCCATCCTGGGCATGGCCGTGGGCGGTCTTGGTCTGGTCACCAGCCTGATCGCTCGCCAGCAACTGGCGGCCCATCGCGTTTCGACCCGCCTGG
It encodes:
- a CDS encoding helix-turn-helix domain-containing protein, whose translation is MRTDIFQTLGKAVKTARHAKGLTQEQLAKRLGREQGRVSELETDLTRGRLGKDRLTLLAEICDALDLVPVLVPRDQARAVASLHAGGDKDASKTGPHPHAHGLARSTFDELFVDLGDDEEDHPDG